ATCGAAAGGTTCCACGCAACTTGCATGAATTTGTCTCTGATGATGACATATCGGGTAAATTAAGCATATTCAAATCCACAAGTAGAACTATCAGAAAAGGAAAATCCAGATATATGACTGAAGATGAAATCCAAGCTGCTCAAACATATATTCTATTAAATTGTCCAGAGGTTAAAACATATATTGAGTAAGTATTGGTAGTTATATTGATAGTCTAATACCTCTTATATTGTACATTATTGTTAAACATTACTTGTTTCTTTGTATGTATAGCATTTATGTGGAGCGAGTAAAGTCGACACAACCAAATATCACAGATGCAGCTGTTGATGAAAAACTAGAGAGAGACTTTGTCAAATGGTTTTACAAGTATGCCCATGAATTGCCAAACAATGTACAAAATCAGCTTATACAAGATGTGGCAAAGGGACCACTCAGAAGTGTCACCACTCAGAAGTGTCACCACTTTTAATGGGTATTGTGTTAATGGATGTAAATTCAACACAATCAATGGAAGTTCAAGTAGTAGCTCAATGAATTTTGGTGTATGTATAAAAGGGAGTAATTACAGTTCTGAAGAGAGTGACTACTATGGACAGTTGGTCGAGGTGTTATGATTGGAGTATCCAGGGCTACCAATTAAGCGGACTGTACTTTTCAAATGTGACTGGTTTGATCCAACACCAAGTATGAGCACCAAGGTGCATAGACAGTATAGAATTATTGATATTAACAATAAGCGTAGATATAGTAAGTACAAGCCATTTGTATTGGCCTCTCAGGCTACACAAGTCGTTTATGCTTCATACCCGAGCAAGCGTCGTGACAAAAATGATTGGTGGGCTGTGGTGAAAGTTAAAGGTAGACCCGTTGTTGAAGTATCTCAAACGTCTTCAAAGACATATGAACCTTTTCAAGAAGATGACATAGATTATGCTGAAGTAAATAGCGATGATATTAATCAATAACACTGCCTGAATGATTCTAGCGGAGGAATGACTGAGATTCATGATGACGTTTCGACAGAGGAAGACGAATTCCTTAGTGACCCTGATTCTGATGCAGATGCAGACGGTGATAATGAGTACAATTCATATGAATCAGACTAAATTCATCTATATACTAAAGAAGTTTGGAGttgtatatttcatttattactCAGTGAGTACCTTAATacatttgtatatatttaatataatgtttatgaactttatattatttttgacaATGACATTTTTTGTTTATTCACAGATGAGGGGACGTGGAAGGGTTAGCAAGCCGAGAGGACCGGTTCAACTTCCTGCAAGTGCAAGTCAAGAGGACGCGAATACAGATGACGGACAAGAGCATGAGGCGCATATACCACGAGCACCGACGGGACTTGGGGATACGGAACTTCAGATATGAGTACCACTTGCATCCAGTGTACAGCCATCTCATAGAGATTGATCATATACACCAGTTCCACCATCTGCCGATGCACAGCTTCCCCGTCCCCTTCCACCACCTCACCGTCACAGTTTACATCCTCACCGTCACAGTTTACATCCTCACCACCCTACTGCAGCTCCACGACCAGCGGTATCACATACACATTCACCTCATTCTGCATCCCCTTCTGGTACTGCATCCGCTAGAGGGACAGGATCTGCATCAGCATCTACTCCATCATCTGCTCCTGCATCTGCTCCAGCATCAGCTGCATCGACCACTGCTTTAGGCGGAACACAGTCATTCCGACAGACTATTTCACTCATTAACAACAAGTaataattaattgtttattaatttacattattttaaatGTTACCATTTACTTACTCACCATTGTTCATGTAGTTTGCATCCGTCGGAGATGTGCAGCCACAGGATAACTCTGATAGTGAAAGAAAGATTGGTCGAGGAAGGCCACTGTTGGAAGACTGTGCCCAATGAAACTAAGGAGTTTTATTGGCAGGAATTCAAGGTGAAGCATAATTAACTTAGCAGTTTGTCATCTATTTATGAACTGTTTAATTACTATCTACTCATAAAATGTATTCTTTTTGCAGAAATACTTCCTATGGGACCAAGCAATTGACAGCTTGGTAAAAATTGCCTGGCAGAAAAAGGCAGCTGAGCGATACAGGGGCTTAATGTGGGAAA
This sequence is a window from Manihot esculenta cultivar AM560-2 chromosome 4, M.esculenta_v8, whole genome shotgun sequence. Protein-coding genes within it:
- the LOC110607911 gene encoding uncharacterized protein LOC110607911, translating into MMTFRQRKTNSLVTLILMQMQTVIMSTIHMNQTKFIYILKKFGVVYFIYYSMRGRGRVSKPRGPVQLPASASQEDANTDDGQEHEAHIPRAPTGLGDTELQI